A region from the Simiduia sp. 21SJ11W-1 genome encodes:
- a CDS encoding NADH:flavin oxidoreductase, which yields MSQLDTLFSPITLGPLTLTNRIVMAPMTRQFSPGNIPNDLVVEYYKRRAEGGVGLIITEGTCIGHKAASGYDNVPYFYGEKALAGWKKVVEAVHGAGGKIMPQLWHVGAVRREGMEPDPSVPGFGPSGLVAPGKKKCHEMTREDIQEVIDAYAQAAKDAMTLGFDGVEIHGAHGYLIDQFFWAGLNERTDEYGGDLVGRTRFAQEVIKAVRAATAPDFPIVFRFSQWKMQDYTARLAQTPEELAAFLAPLAEAGVDIFHCSTRRFWETEFEGSELNLAGWTRKLTGKPAITVGSVGLNKAFVDEEKKGFSGGEPASLDQLLEKLNREEFDLVAVGRALISNPDWPKRLKNGQPMAAYDLDQLKQLV from the coding sequence ATGAGTCAACTCGATACATTGTTCTCCCCTATTACGCTTGGCCCACTAACCCTTACCAATCGTATTGTCATGGCACCCATGACTCGCCAATTTTCACCGGGCAACATCCCCAACGACCTGGTGGTTGAGTACTACAAGCGCCGCGCCGAAGGCGGCGTGGGCCTGATCATTACCGAGGGCACCTGCATTGGCCACAAGGCGGCCAGCGGCTATGACAACGTGCCCTATTTTTACGGTGAAAAAGCGCTGGCTGGCTGGAAAAAAGTGGTAGAGGCCGTACACGGCGCCGGCGGCAAAATTATGCCCCAGCTTTGGCACGTGGGCGCAGTGCGCCGCGAAGGCATGGAACCGGATCCATCGGTACCGGGCTTTGGCCCATCGGGCCTGGTGGCACCGGGCAAGAAAAAATGCCACGAAATGACCCGTGAAGATATTCAGGAGGTTATTGATGCCTACGCCCAGGCCGCCAAAGACGCCATGACGCTCGGCTTCGACGGGGTAGAAATTCACGGCGCCCACGGCTATTTAATCGATCAGTTCTTCTGGGCGGGCTTAAACGAGCGCACCGATGAATACGGCGGCGACCTGGTAGGCCGCACACGTTTTGCACAAGAGGTCATTAAAGCCGTGCGCGCGGCTACCGCACCAGACTTCCCCATTGTGTTTCGCTTTTCCCAGTGGAAAATGCAAGATTACACCGCGCGCCTGGCACAAACCCCGGAGGAACTGGCGGCATTCTTGGCACCGCTGGCCGAGGCCGGCGTGGATATTTTTCACTGCTCTACGCGCCGCTTCTGGGAAACAGAGTTTGAAGGCTCTGAATTAAACCTGGCCGGCTGGACGCGCAAGCTCACCGGCAAACCCGCCATCACTGTGGGCAGCGTTGGCTTGAACAAAGCGTTTGTGGATGAAGAGAAAAAAGGCTTTTCTGGCGGCGAACCCGCATCACTTGATCAGCTGTTGGAGAAACTCAACCGCGAGGAGTTTGATCTGGTAGCCGTAGGCCGCGCGCTTATCTCCAACCCCGACTGGCCAAAACGCTTGAAAAATGGCCAACCCATGGCAGCCTACGATTTGGATCAGCTTAAACAACTGGTGTAA
- a CDS encoding ImpA family metalloprotease, with amino-acid sequence MSAKQFLLFSLLITCLTACGGGKGSSGSDLPSTAAIDNSTTGAGSDDSGSDNTGIEGASDTETPAAEAETGHNNGAGEPPQEGQANSPYAQDVAMALATGDARFVVEPEAFLAAALETFERDAQAATAVQRALFEGQTAVETISWNPTPDAALLAASFGVNAEILVSNRNKQGEALSQKHALAVAGTKAQGRYAVFGSNPVRHTEHLNDAMHQLLRNTIAWLTGKPDLKHVVLAQLGDSYWFRDEPRMRAWLQENYGEQLHINTQNTCNGSALANCLTTDTDLLVISQVSEDDATTPQILDAIKWANSQGIGVLYVHHDGNLTALGAAIFNHLNVHYVKDNYWPKEQVESFEPTSLYGQLPDNINAIKTTISHLLADDFTFNIQDCEASCSNILAYEREFAQGAAAMRTLVNSFDTRNENLFHSYTSDAIKLAVLFADAQRLNIRYPLTPGEVSTRTWLASYFADHAVHIARDLVPAQQDLGNFSRSNFDHITPTQKQVRLNSKQGFRAAGVYALPGHAVKVTRTDTHAVTTYVRVNSLRASSTHEWTRGGYKRPKFLTSEWLPLPAGEEVIFTSPYGGPVQVQFSAEDGEVELNFNGVGLHPYWASQADDDRFENALALGHFDWAELSTPAFEVHSKLDKMRKSASQTHFPNATALAAGAMQYSHNYALLLAGFKGPGIDVVDEIHNFAASNGLEIKTSNSIKHMNADQPTCGAGCSGNPYDASWSYSPTGHGDLHEIGHGLERGRFRFPDWEVHTTTNPYSYYAKSQFHKSTGHSPDCQKLPFKSLFETLTAAENSADPIAYMREQSLGVWNKGVAIYIQMMMGAQAYGELENGWHQWARLHIIERAFGEALRSEALWAESSQGLGFGNYTFAQAQQISNTDFMLVAMSHAGGLDYRNYFTLWGFETSEMAQRQVAHMQHPEMPKVFFAANERDYCENFSPTPISVTANARWPE; translated from the coding sequence ATGTCTGCCAAACAGTTTCTGCTCTTTTCGCTGCTCATTACCTGCCTCACCGCTTGTGGTGGCGGCAAAGGCTCAAGCGGCAGCGACCTGCCCTCAACCGCAGCCATAGATAACAGCACCACCGGTGCCGGGAGTGACGATAGCGGTAGCGACAACACCGGCATAGAGGGAGCAAGTGACACTGAGACACCCGCAGCCGAGGCTGAAACAGGCCACAACAATGGCGCAGGCGAGCCCCCTCAGGAAGGCCAAGCCAATAGCCCCTATGCCCAAGACGTGGCCATGGCATTAGCCACAGGCGACGCCCGCTTTGTGGTGGAACCCGAGGCCTTTCTGGCAGCGGCGCTCGAAACCTTTGAGCGCGATGCACAAGCGGCCACAGCGGTGCAGCGGGCGCTCTTTGAAGGCCAAACCGCTGTAGAGACCATCAGCTGGAACCCCACCCCCGATGCCGCATTACTGGCGGCAAGCTTTGGGGTAAATGCAGAGATTCTGGTAAGCAATCGCAACAAACAGGGAGAGGCCCTCTCCCAAAAGCACGCCTTGGCCGTAGCCGGCACCAAAGCGCAGGGCCGCTACGCCGTATTTGGTAGCAACCCGGTGCGCCACACCGAACACTTGAATGACGCCATGCACCAATTGCTGCGCAACACCATTGCCTGGCTTACGGGCAAACCCGACCTCAAGCATGTGGTGCTGGCCCAATTAGGTGACAGCTATTGGTTCAGAGATGAACCCCGTATGCGCGCCTGGCTGCAAGAAAACTACGGTGAGCAACTGCACATCAATACGCAAAACACGTGCAACGGCAGCGCTTTGGCCAATTGCTTAACAACCGATACGGATCTGCTGGTTATCTCACAAGTTAGCGAAGACGACGCCACCACGCCCCAAATATTAGACGCCATAAAATGGGCCAACAGCCAGGGTATTGGCGTGCTTTATGTGCATCACGATGGCAACCTCACGGCCTTGGGCGCTGCAATTTTCAACCATTTGAACGTGCACTACGTTAAAGACAACTACTGGCCCAAAGAGCAGGTTGAAAGCTTTGAGCCCACAAGCCTTTATGGCCAGCTGCCAGACAACATCAACGCCATTAAAACCACTATTTCGCATTTACTGGCAGACGACTTCACCTTTAACATTCAAGATTGCGAAGCAAGCTGCAGCAACATCTTGGCCTATGAGCGCGAGTTTGCCCAAGGCGCAGCCGCCATGCGCACCTTGGTAAACAGTTTTGATACCCGCAATGAAAACCTTTTTCACTCCTACACGAGCGATGCCATAAAACTTGCCGTGCTGTTTGCCGATGCCCAGCGCCTGAACATTCGCTACCCGCTCACACCGGGAGAAGTAAGCACACGCACCTGGCTTGCCAGCTACTTTGCCGATCACGCGGTACACATTGCCCGTGACCTGGTGCCCGCGCAGCAGGATCTTGGCAATTTCTCGCGCAGTAATTTTGATCACATAACCCCAACGCAAAAGCAGGTTCGCCTGAACTCCAAACAAGGATTTCGCGCGGCCGGCGTTTATGCGCTACCCGGGCACGCAGTTAAGGTTACGCGCACCGACACCCACGCGGTAACCACCTACGTGCGCGTAAACAGCCTGCGTGCAAGCTCAACACACGAGTGGACCCGCGGCGGCTACAAACGCCCGAAATTTCTTACTTCCGAATGGTTACCGCTGCCTGCCGGTGAAGAAGTGATATTTACCTCGCCCTACGGGGGCCCAGTGCAGGTGCAGTTTTCTGCAGAAGACGGCGAGGTTGAACTCAATTTCAACGGTGTGGGCCTACACCCATACTGGGCAAGCCAGGCAGACGATGATCGCTTTGAAAATGCGCTCGCCCTGGGCCACTTCGACTGGGCCGAACTTTCCACACCCGCATTTGAAGTGCACTCAAAGCTCGACAAAATGCGTAAATCCGCATCACAAACGCACTTCCCCAATGCCACAGCACTTGCCGCCGGGGCCATGCAATACTCCCACAATTACGCCCTCTTACTGGCAGGCTTCAAGGGACCCGGCATTGATGTGGTTGATGAGATACACAACTTCGCAGCCAGCAACGGGCTGGAAATTAAAACCAGTAATTCCATCAAACACATGAACGCCGATCAGCCCACCTGCGGCGCCGGTTGCTCCGGCAACCCCTACGATGCCAGCTGGAGCTACTCACCCACAGGTCACGGCGATCTGCATGAAATTGGCCATGGTTTAGAGCGTGGCCGCTTTCGTTTCCCGGATTGGGAAGTACACACCACCACCAACCCCTACTCCTACTACGCTAAATCCCAATTTCATAAATCCACAGGCCATAGCCCCGACTGCCAGAAACTGCCCTTCAAATCTCTGTTCGAAACTCTCACAGCCGCAGAAAATTCAGCAGACCCAATAGCCTATATGCGCGAACAATCACTCGGCGTATGGAACAAAGGCGTGGCTATTTACATTCAAATGATGATGGGCGCGCAGGCCTACGGCGAGCTTGAAAACGGTTGGCACCAATGGGCACGGCTACACATTATTGAACGCGCCTTCGGTGAGGCACTTAGAAGCGAAGCACTGTGGGCTGAAAGCTCACAGGGGCTGGGGTTTGGCAACTACACTTTCGCGCAAGCACAGCAGATCAGCAATACAGATTTTATGCTGGTGGCCATGTCGCACGCAGGCGGGCTTGATTACCGCAACTACTTCACCCTGTGGGGTTTTGAAACCTCTGAAATGGCACAACGTCAAGTTGCCCACATGCAGCACCCGGAAATGCCCAAGGTATTTTTTGCAGCCAATGAACGGGACTATTGTGAAAACTTCAGCCCCACGCCAATAAGCGTTACGGCCAACGCCCGCTGGCCTGAGTAG
- a CDS encoding S8 family serine peptidase: MNFPVKKLASAVTASVFGLALSAHVGAQADAQPMALGSANAAVAADGSHLPKRYIVKYKQTTTNTAMAGAGFSVFSERDMAKARQKLEARGAKVRLNMKHNHAIAAELSERAVTELRMDPTVEYVEEDVPRRLMGLYNDDVGNPAQTQLTPYAVYQSQANQLSLQSGQKVCVIDSGIAGSTGETGGINNDFDWNSITGDNDSGTGNWYADGGPHGTHVAGTVGAMDNGFGVVGMAPGVPMHIIKVFNDAGWGYSSDLAQAANLCAAAGANIITMSLGGGAANTTEENAFKNFTNNGGLVLAAAGNDGNTVRSYPAGYDSVMMVGANDADNVIADFSQHPSCNGTQTNCVEVTAGGVNTLSTYPSGGATLPSLTAGGTGYAASAFENLGSVSGSLYFMGTAEATDGGASGKVCLIDRGNISFHDKVKNCQNSGGIGAIIVNNVAGVLSGTLGDTNTTSIPAVGAALEDRSALMGAGTASIAIEAGDYGYMSGTSMATPAVAGVAALVWSNHPACTGTDIRNALKATAEDAGTNGHDVYFGNGIVKAKAASDYLTTFGCSGDTGGGTGGGSELVNGVAQTGLSASTGSELNYTMEVPAGATNLTFDMAGGSGDADLYVRFGAAPTDSTYDCRPYKSGNAESCPIATAQAGTYYVRVKAYSSFANVSLTGSYTEPSTGGGSGAGSANATDLSGARRSWSHYTVEIPAGMSIMNVNMSGGSGDADLYVRYGAQPTSSAYDCRPYESGNTESCTQNSPAAGTWYISIYGYRAYSGVDLNVEWN; encoded by the coding sequence ATGAACTTCCCCGTTAAGAAATTAGCCTCTGCAGTGACTGCAAGCGTATTCGGTTTGGCCTTGTCTGCCCATGTGGGCGCCCAGGCTGACGCACAACCCATGGCACTTGGTAGCGCCAATGCAGCCGTTGCCGCTGACGGTTCGCACCTGCCCAAGCGCTACATCGTCAAGTACAAGCAAACAACCACCAACACCGCCATGGCCGGTGCCGGCTTTAGCGTGTTCAGCGAGCGTGATATGGCGAAAGCTCGCCAGAAGCTAGAAGCGCGTGGTGCCAAGGTGCGCTTGAACATGAAACACAACCACGCCATTGCAGCCGAGCTTAGCGAGCGCGCAGTAACAGAGCTGCGTATGGACCCTACGGTTGAATACGTTGAAGAAGACGTGCCGCGCCGCTTGATGGGTTTGTATAACGATGACGTGGGCAACCCCGCCCAAACGCAACTTACGCCCTATGCTGTGTATCAGTCTCAGGCCAACCAGCTGTCGCTGCAGTCTGGCCAGAAGGTGTGTGTAATCGATTCCGGTATTGCCGGCTCTACCGGTGAAACCGGTGGTATTAATAACGATTTTGATTGGAATTCCATTACCGGGGATAACGATTCCGGCACCGGTAACTGGTACGCCGATGGCGGCCCACACGGTACCCACGTTGCCGGCACTGTAGGTGCAATGGATAACGGCTTTGGTGTAGTGGGTATGGCGCCCGGTGTGCCCATGCACATTATTAAAGTGTTCAACGATGCAGGCTGGGGCTACTCATCAGACCTGGCACAAGCTGCAAACTTATGTGCCGCAGCCGGTGCAAATATCATCACCATGAGCCTTGGCGGTGGTGCGGCCAACACAACCGAAGAAAACGCCTTTAAAAACTTCACCAACAACGGTGGTTTGGTATTGGCGGCCGCCGGTAACGATGGCAATACTGTGCGTTCATACCCCGCCGGTTACGATTCTGTAATGATGGTGGGTGCCAACGATGCAGACAACGTGATTGCCGATTTTTCCCAGCACCCTTCGTGCAACGGCACACAAACCAACTGTGTTGAAGTTACCGCCGGTGGCGTTAATACCTTGTCTACCTACCCGTCGGGTGGCGCAACGCTGCCATCACTGACCGCCGGTGGCACAGGCTACGCGGCATCTGCCTTTGAAAACCTCGGCTCTGTTTCCGGTTCGCTGTATTTTATGGGCACCGCTGAAGCAACTGACGGTGGCGCCAGTGGCAAAGTGTGTTTGATTGATCGCGGCAATATCTCCTTCCACGATAAAGTTAAAAACTGCCAAAACAGTGGCGGCATTGGCGCAATTATTGTGAACAATGTGGCCGGTGTACTTTCTGGCACCTTGGGCGATACCAACACCACCAGCATTCCTGCGGTAGGTGCAGCACTGGAAGATCGCAGCGCCTTAATGGGTGCAGGCACTGCCTCCATTGCCATTGAAGCCGGCGACTACGGTTACATGAGCGGTACTTCCATGGCTACGCCTGCCGTTGCCGGTGTGGCGGCGCTGGTGTGGTCTAACCACCCGGCCTGTACCGGTACCGACATTCGCAACGCGCTGAAAGCAACCGCTGAAGATGCGGGCACTAACGGCCACGATGTGTACTTCGGCAACGGTATTGTGAAGGCAAAAGCGGCCAGCGATTACCTCACCACCTTTGGCTGTTCCGGTGATACCGGCGGCGGCACAGGCGGTGGCAGCGAGTTGGTAAATGGCGTGGCCCAAACCGGTTTGTCTGCCAGCACTGGCAGCGAGCTTAACTACACCATGGAGGTGCCAGCGGGTGCCACCAACCTCACCTTCGATATGGCCGGTGGCTCAGGCGATGCCGATTTGTATGTGCGTTTTGGTGCAGCACCCACAGACAGCACCTACGATTGCCGCCCGTACAAATCCGGCAATGCGGAGTCTTGCCCGATCGCCACAGCGCAAGCGGGTACCTACTACGTGCGCGTAAAAGCTTACTCAAGTTTTGCCAACGTTAGCCTTACCGGTTCATACACCGAGCCTTCCACAGGCGGCGGCAGTGGTGCAGGCAGTGCTAACGCTACCGATTTGTCCGGTGCGCGCCGTTCGTGGAGCCACTACACCGTTGAAATTCCAGCGGGTATGAGCATCATGAATGTAAACATGTCTGGCGGCAGTGGCGATGCGGATTTGTATGTACGCTACGGTGCCCAGCCAACATCCAGCGCCTACGATTGCCGCCCCTACGAGAGTGGTAACACCGAGTCGTGCACGCAAAACAGCCCGGCCGCCGGCACCTGGTACATCAGCATTTACGGTTACCGTGCCTACTCGGGCGTTGATCTGAATGTTGAGTGGAACTAG
- a CDS encoding sterol desaturase family protein, whose translation MFALLSLLTRTLADALWPTSVGMAALQALGFILFYEVYSFVVHRLLHTPLFRRIHRVHHRSVVTTPWSAYSVHPVEAALIGLSAPLYMLALPLSLGVAFVLHFAGILLTIGLHANITHRRQHTWGLPAIARHGAHHTRGNVNYGFTQPLLDKALKTHATGTE comes from the coding sequence ATGTTTGCATTACTAAGCCTGCTCACCCGCACCTTGGCTGATGCCCTGTGGCCCACAAGTGTTGGTATGGCGGCATTGCAAGCGCTGGGCTTTATATTATTTTATGAAGTCTATTCGTTTGTCGTGCACAGGCTTTTGCACACGCCCTTGTTTCGGCGCATACACCGAGTCCATCACCGCTCCGTTGTGACAACACCCTGGAGCGCTTACAGCGTGCACCCGGTAGAGGCAGCCCTGATTGGGCTAAGCGCACCGCTCTACATGCTGGCATTGCCTTTGAGCTTAGGCGTGGCATTCGTGCTGCATTTTGCCGGCATACTGCTCACCATAGGTTTACACGCCAATATTACACACAGGCGCCAGCACACCTGGGGGTTGCCTGCCATTGCCCGGCACGGCGCACATCACACGCGTGGCAATGTGAACTACGGCTTTACCCAGCCGCTGCTGGATAAAGCTTTAAAAACTCACGCAACAGGCACAGAGTAA
- the bluB gene encoding 5,6-dimethylbenzimidazole synthase has protein sequence MDNQSFNADHQQALFDIMRHRRDVRGNNFTSTPIPQDVINTILEAATLAPSVGFSQPWEFVMVTDPHIKTQIRDSFNKANAQGQAQFLDAKQEQYKQLKLEGIMEAPVNIAVFYKPSSKPVLGQNTMKEMGEYSVVCAIQNMWLSARSLNVGMGWVSILCPHTVKRLLKAPEECKLVGYLCLGYVKTFYDSPELERLRWEKRKHLEQAVHTNAFPTAD, from the coding sequence ATGGATAACCAATCGTTCAACGCCGATCATCAACAGGCTTTGTTTGACATCATGCGTCACCGGCGCGACGTGCGCGGCAATAACTTTACCTCCACGCCTATTCCGCAAGATGTCATCAACACCATCCTGGAGGCGGCAACACTTGCACCTTCTGTGGGCTTTTCCCAACCTTGGGAGTTCGTAATGGTGACCGACCCACACATAAAAACCCAAATCCGCGACAGCTTTAACAAAGCCAATGCCCAAGGCCAAGCGCAATTTTTGGATGCAAAGCAAGAGCAGTACAAACAGCTCAAACTGGAAGGCATTATGGAGGCACCGGTAAACATTGCAGTGTTCTACAAGCCTTCTTCTAAACCTGTGCTTGGCCAGAACACCATGAAAGAAATGGGGGAATACAGCGTGGTATGCGCCATTCAAAATATGTGGTTATCCGCCCGCAGCCTGAATGTGGGCATGGGCTGGGTGAGCATTTTATGCCCCCACACAGTCAAGCGCCTATTAAAGGCGCCCGAGGAATGTAAACTGGTGGGCTATTTGTGCCTGGGCTATGTGAAAACATTTTACGATTCCCCCGAGCTTGAACGCCTGCGCTGGGAAAAGCGCAAGCACCTGGAACAGGCCGTGCACACAAACGCCTTTCCCACAGCCGATTAA
- a CDS encoding DsbA family oxidoreductase, whose amino-acid sequence MTISVSIWSDIACPWCFVGKQRFERAAAEFARQHGGGEASDQVTINWRAFELDPRPRSPDSRPYAERLAQKYGRSVADAQQMIDTMATNIAREGGQADFNRIVVANTFDAHRLIQWAATLDAEGATDSAQHRLTDAFMRGYLGEGLDLSSQAQMLAVVEAAGLDQAAAQAVLAGDDFADKVREDEALAQHYGISGVPFFVIGRYGISGAQESAQLLEVLNTVRAEQAAALTAKADEPPTASAGAGSGACDIDGCDEPSNQGK is encoded by the coding sequence ATGACAATTTCCGTTTCAATCTGGTCAGACATCGCCTGCCCCTGGTGCTTTGTGGGCAAGCAGCGCTTTGAGCGGGCAGCTGCAGAGTTTGCGCGCCAGCACGGGGGAGGGGAGGCTTCTGATCAGGTAACCATAAACTGGCGCGCCTTTGAGTTAGACCCACGCCCCCGCAGCCCAGATTCACGCCCCTATGCCGAACGGCTGGCACAGAAATACGGCCGCTCCGTGGCTGACGCCCAGCAAATGATAGATACCATGGCCACCAATATTGCGCGGGAAGGGGGACAAGCTGATTTCAATCGCATTGTGGTTGCCAACACCTTTGATGCCCACCGGTTGATCCAGTGGGCGGCAACCCTCGATGCAGAGGGTGCAACAGATTCTGCCCAGCACCGGTTGACGGATGCCTTCATGCGTGGCTATTTGGGCGAAGGCCTGGATCTCTCAAGCCAGGCGCAGATGCTAGCAGTAGTGGAGGCTGCCGGTTTGGATCAGGCGGCGGCGCAAGCGGTATTGGCCGGCGACGATTTTGCCGACAAGGTGCGCGAAGATGAAGCGCTGGCACAACACTATGGCATTAGCGGTGTGCCGTTTTTTGTTATTGGGCGCTACGGTATTTCCGGCGCGCAGGAATCGGCCCAACTGCTTGAAGTGCTTAATACCGTGCGCGCAGAGCAGGCAGCGGCGTTAACGGCAAAGGCCGATGAGCCGCCAACAGCCAGTGCCGGGGCGGGCAGTGGTGCTTGTGATATTGACGGCTGTGATGAACCCTCAAACCAAGGTAAGTAA
- a CDS encoding TetR/AcrR family transcriptional regulator gives MVQTRSKNRKDEILAYAIQLVQTQGFENFSYQDLSRELGITKASIHHHFPRKEDLGVALCQLIKAWHERRFAEARHATQDPWARLDIYLQWSLEYARGENKICPLSSLQSDINLLPESMCKAIAELDEHEIAFIAELLELGRQQAVMAFTGDARHQAMLLVLACKGALQYSRIHGLALFDQVMNQYKHTLAP, from the coding sequence ATGGTTCAAACCCGCTCGAAAAACCGCAAGGATGAAATCCTTGCCTACGCCATTCAGCTTGTGCAAACCCAAGGTTTCGAAAATTTCAGCTACCAGGATTTATCCAGAGAGCTGGGCATCACCAAGGCGAGCATTCACCACCACTTCCCCCGCAAGGAAGATTTAGGCGTAGCCCTATGCCAACTCATAAAGGCCTGGCATGAACGCCGCTTCGCTGAAGCCCGACACGCCACCCAAGACCCATGGGCGCGCCTGGATATTTATTTGCAATGGTCGCTGGAATACGCCCGCGGTGAAAACAAAATCTGCCCGCTAAGCTCGCTGCAATCAGACATCAACTTGCTACCAGAGAGCATGTGCAAAGCCATTGCCGAGCTCGATGAGCACGAGATCGCATTTATTGCAGAGCTGTTGGAGCTGGGCCGCCAGCAGGCGGTTATGGCATTCACCGGCGACGCCCGCCACCAAGCCATGCTGTTAGTGCTGGCGTGCAAAGGCGCCCTGCAATATTCCCGCATTCACGGTTTGGCACTGTTTGATCAAGTGATGAACCAATACAAACACACGCTTGCCCCCTGA
- a CDS encoding RNA polymerase sigma factor — translation MNLGNEPLSVNHAELELLVLEAQQGSKKAYARLYERLNQPLLHFAYGICQDHALAQDAVQEAWVKMAKQVRRLKFAGAFRAWMYTRVRWQLLDALRRRGTQVDAGDVAEGQVEAIAQLEDCLDVRASLKRLPVIERQIIQLFYLDELSVAELAVVLDIPTGTVKSRLARARARLKQKFEPQTPQRSCK, via the coding sequence ATGAACCTTGGAAATGAGCCCTTGAGCGTAAACCATGCCGAGCTTGAATTGCTGGTGCTTGAAGCACAGCAGGGCAGTAAAAAAGCCTATGCACGCCTGTATGAGAGGCTAAATCAGCCCTTGCTGCATTTTGCCTATGGCATCTGTCAGGACCACGCGCTCGCGCAAGATGCCGTGCAGGAGGCCTGGGTGAAAATGGCCAAGCAGGTGCGTAGGCTCAAGTTTGCCGGTGCCTTTCGCGCCTGGATGTATACCCGTGTGCGCTGGCAGTTGCTGGATGCACTCAGGCGTAGGGGCACTCAGGTAGATGCAGGTGACGTAGCAGAAGGGCAAGTGGAGGCCATTGCCCAACTGGAAGACTGCCTGGATGTGCGTGCGTCGTTAAAGCGTTTGCCGGTAATCGAGCGGCAGATTATTCAGCTGTTTTACCTTGATGAATTAAGCGTGGCGGAACTGGCCGTTGTGTTGGATATACCAACCGGCACTGTGAAGTCACGCTTGGCCCGCGCAAGGGCCAGGCTAAAGCAAAAATTTGAACCACAAACTCCCCAAAGGAGCTGCAAATGA
- a CDS encoding DUF6768 family protein: MSIDDRIKTALESEAAAIKAAVNEREGMFEMAMGAFNAGLGRWVVLLHVITLLVTGVMFWTGYEFFTAINLEGQVFWGVCLLLAAMVQIACKQWVMQEMNRSSLMRELKRIEVAVLQLGAKLEGK; this comes from the coding sequence ATGAGTATTGATGATCGGATTAAAACTGCACTTGAAAGCGAGGCCGCGGCCATTAAAGCGGCTGTGAATGAGCGCGAAGGCATGTTCGAGATGGCAATGGGCGCATTTAACGCGGGCCTTGGGCGCTGGGTGGTGTTATTGCATGTGATTACTTTGCTGGTCACCGGCGTGATGTTCTGGACGGGCTATGAGTTTTTTACCGCTATTAATCTGGAAGGCCAGGTATTTTGGGGTGTGTGCTTATTGCTGGCCGCAATGGTGCAAATTGCCTGCAAACAGTGGGTCATGCAGGAGATGAACCGCAGCTCGTTAATGCGGGAGTTAAAACGCATTGAAGTAGCCGTGCTGCAGCTGGGCGCAAAGCTTGAAGGCAAGTAA